The following proteins come from a genomic window of Natronosalvus vescus:
- a CDS encoding basic amino acid ABC transporter substrate-binding protein, with translation MTRRFQMDRRAYLQTVGAAGATAVVAGCLGDIGGGEDVIVPGTASGFPPFEFTEDGELVGFDIDLAEEAIDRAGYEVGDWTDIEFDSLIPSLTEDDIDLIAAAMTITDERAETIAFSDPYYESDQAVLVHADGDLDPNDVEDLEGAIVGAQSGTTGEGEVEALIEDGIVDGDDFRQYDNYTLAVQDLENQNVDAIVVDIPVAENFEEGRDVEIAFVIETGEEFGLGMRQDDDRIGDINDALAEIQDDGTYEELVENWFE, from the coding sequence ATGACTCGCAGATTCCAGATGGATCGTCGCGCCTACCTGCAGACCGTGGGTGCCGCTGGTGCAACGGCCGTCGTCGCCGGCTGTCTCGGAGACATCGGCGGCGGCGAGGACGTCATCGTCCCGGGAACCGCCTCGGGCTTCCCACCGTTCGAATTCACCGAAGACGGTGAACTGGTCGGGTTCGACATCGACCTCGCCGAAGAGGCCATCGACCGAGCGGGCTACGAGGTCGGTGACTGGACCGACATCGAGTTCGACTCGCTCATCCCGTCGCTCACGGAAGACGATATCGACCTCATCGCGGCCGCGATGACGATCACCGACGAGCGAGCCGAGACGATCGCGTTCTCCGACCCGTACTACGAATCCGACCAGGCAGTCCTCGTCCACGCCGACGGCGACCTCGATCCGAACGACGTCGAGGATCTCGAGGGAGCCATCGTCGGTGCCCAAAGTGGCACGACCGGTGAGGGCGAAGTCGAGGCGCTCATCGAGGACGGCATCGTCGACGGCGACGACTTCCGCCAGTACGACAACTACACCCTCGCGGTGCAGGATCTCGAGAACCAGAACGTGGACGCCATCGTCGTCGACATCCCCGTCGCCGAAAACTTCGAGGAGGGACGGGATGTCGAAATCGCGTTCGTCATCGAAACCGGCGAGGAGTTCGGCCTCGGCATGCGCCAGGACGACGATCGAATCGGGGACATCAACGACGCCCTCGCCGAGATTCAGGACGACGGAACCTACGAGGAGCTCGTCGAAAACTGGTTCGAGTGA